DNA sequence from the Deltaproteobacteria bacterium genome:
GGCGCGGCGGCGTGACGTCGATGACGGCGTAATCACCGCGTGCAAACGGGAAATCGATGGCCTCAATCAGCAGCGCAATGATTTGATGGAACAGGTCGATGCCTGGCTGGTCGCGGCCATTGCCTCGTTTCCTGCGCAACAGAACCTGGACGAGGCCGGACGGCGTTTCAACACCGAGACCTTGGGCGCGGCCCTGGACCGGCTGTCCATCCTGAGCCTCAAGATTTTCCACATGGCCGAACAAACCGCGCGGACCGATGTGGATCCGGCGCATGTGAGCTTGTGTCGTTCCAAATTGGCCGTTTTGGAAGAGCAACACCGCGACCTGTTCCGCGCCATCCTGGACTTGGTGGACGAGTACGCATCCGGGGCCAAGTCTCCAAAAATTTATTTTCAGTGCAAAATGTATAACGATCCGGCCCTGAATCCGGAACTGTACGCCGCTGGCCGGACTCGGGTCTGAACGCGGCGGGGAGGGCGCATGCGTGATTATGAAGTGGTTATCGGCCTGGAAGTCCATGCCCAGCTCAAAACCAAGAGCAAGATATTCTGTTCCTGTTCAACCCAGTTCGGGGCCGCGCCCAACGAGAACACCTGCCCGGTCTGCACGGGCATGCCCGGCACTCTGCCCGTATTGAATGCCACGGCCGTGGAGTACGCGGTCAAGATGGCCATGGCCGTGGATTGCCGTGTCAATAAAAAGTCCATTTTTGCCCGCAAGAACTATTTTTATCCCGATCTGCCCATGGGCTACCAGATTTCGCAGTTCGATCTGCCCGTGGCCGAGCACGGTCACATCATGATCCATACGGACAAGGGCGAAAAACGCATCGGCATCACCCGTATCCACATGGAAAATGATGCCGGCAAAAATATCCATTCGAGCACGGACAATGCGTCCTATGTGGATTTGAACCGTGCCGGGACGCCGCTCATTGAAATTGTCAGTGAGCCAGACATGCGTTCGGCCGAGGAAGCCGTGGCCTATCTGAAGAGTCTGCGGGCGATTTTGCTTTATCTGGGCATTTGTGACGGCAACCTGGAGGAGGGCAGTTTTCGCTGCGATGCCAATGTCTCCATCCGGCCCTGGGGCCAGGAGGAGTTCGGCACGCGCGCGGAGCTCAAGAACATGAACTCTTTCCGCAACATCCAGCGGGCCATTGATTATGAGGTCCAGCGCCAGATCGACGTCATCGAGGACGGTGATGTGGTCGTGCAGGAAACGCGGCTTTTTGACGCGGCCAAGGGCGAAACCCGGTCCATGCGCGGCAAGGAAGAGGCTCATGACTATCGCTATTTTCCTGATCCGGATTTGGTGCCCTTGGTTATCGAAGACGCCTGGATGGAAAAATGGCGGGCCGATCTGCCGGAACTGCCCAAGGCCCGTTTGGCTCGTTTTTGCGATGATTTGGGCCTGCCACGGTACGACGCCGAGGTGCTCACGGCCGAAAAGGATGTGGCCGATTACTTCGAGGCCGCCGTGGCCGCGGGCGGCGAGCCGAAAAAAATGTCCAACTGGATCATGGGCGAGGTGCTGCGCGAGTTGAATGATCGCGGGGAGAGCTTGGCCGCGTGTCGGATTCTGCCCGAGGAATTGGCGCGTCTGGTCAAGCTGGTCGATGCCGGAACCATCAGCGGCAGCATCGCCAAGAATGTGTTCAAGGAGCTGTTTGAAACAGGCGGCGATCCCGAAGCCCATGTCAAGGCCAAGGGGCTGATTCAGATTTCCGACACGTCGGCCATCGAGGCCCTCGTGGACGAGGTTGTCGCCGAAAATCCGGCCGAGATGGAGCGCTTTCGCGGCGGAGACAAGAAATTGACCGGCTTTTTTGTCGGACAGGTCATGAAGAAATCCAAGG
Encoded proteins:
- a CDS encoding DUF4254 domain-containing protein produces the protein MDSLSPAVLKHLLQTAWTAQMDRVALWHATEPGADLNPGDTGLVELILRQHLRNFLLWHVEDRARRRDVDDGVITACKREIDGLNQQRNDLMEQVDAWLVAAIASFPAQQNLDEAGRRFNTETLGAALDRLSILSLKIFHMAEQTARTDVDPAHVSLCRSKLAVLEEQHRDLFRAILDLVDEYASGAKSPKIYFQCKMYNDPALNPELYAAGRTRV
- the gatB gene encoding Asp-tRNA(Asn)/Glu-tRNA(Gln) amidotransferase subunit GatB yields the protein MRDYEVVIGLEVHAQLKTKSKIFCSCSTQFGAAPNENTCPVCTGMPGTLPVLNATAVEYAVKMAMAVDCRVNKKSIFARKNYFYPDLPMGYQISQFDLPVAEHGHIMIHTDKGEKRIGITRIHMENDAGKNIHSSTDNASYVDLNRAGTPLIEIVSEPDMRSAEEAVAYLKSLRAILLYLGICDGNLEEGSFRCDANVSIRPWGQEEFGTRAELKNMNSFRNIQRAIDYEVQRQIDVIEDGDVVVQETRLFDAAKGETRSMRGKEEAHDYRYFPDPDLVPLVIEDAWMEKWRADLPELPKARLARFCDDLGLPRYDAEVLTAEKDVADYFEAAVAAGGEPKKMSNWIMGEVLRELNDRGESLAACRILPEELARLVKLVDAGTISGSIAKNVFKELFETGGDPEAHVKAKGLIQISDTSAIEALVDEVVAENPAEMERFRGGDKKLTGFFVGQVMKKSKGKANPGLVNQLLAKKLR